In one Aeromicrobium wangtongii genomic region, the following are encoded:
- a CDS encoding response regulator transcription factor — protein MPHLVLLVEDDDQISAPLIRTLQREDYLVERVSAGLAAVERVQAGGVDLVLLDLGLPDIDGLEVCRRIRAGGYIGGVMILTARGGELDRVVGLDVGADDYLAKPFGLAELMARSRALLRRAAPSAGAAAGAAAGAASPQPGPTFERRGGILPEDPTVRPYGRRSSDRTGGPADRRSGDASDRGAGDASARTGSPSDRAPSTALRVDADGRRVWVGPKELTVTAKEFDVLALLHSSPGAVFTRERVMDEVWDENWFGSTKTLDTTIGRLRQKLEDTPTTSRIVTVRGVGFRLENHPDA, from the coding sequence ATGCCCCACCTCGTGCTGCTCGTCGAGGACGACGACCAGATCTCCGCGCCCCTGATCCGTACCCTCCAGCGGGAGGACTATCTCGTCGAACGGGTGTCAGCGGGCCTGGCGGCCGTCGAACGGGTCCAGGCCGGCGGCGTCGATCTGGTGCTCCTGGATCTGGGACTGCCCGACATCGACGGTCTCGAGGTGTGCCGGCGGATCCGCGCCGGCGGCTACATCGGTGGCGTCATGATCCTGACCGCCCGCGGCGGCGAGCTCGACCGCGTCGTGGGCCTGGACGTGGGCGCGGACGACTACCTGGCCAAGCCCTTCGGGCTGGCCGAGCTGATGGCCCGCTCCCGCGCACTGCTGCGCCGCGCGGCGCCCTCCGCGGGAGCCGCAGCCGGCGCTGCCGCGGGAGCCGCATCCCCGCAGCCCGGCCCGACGTTCGAGCGCCGCGGCGGCATCCTGCCCGAAGACCCGACCGTGCGCCCGTACGGACGACGAAGCAGCGACCGCACCGGCGGACCCGCCGACCGCAGGAGCGGCGACGCGTCCGATCGTGGGGCGGGCGATGCCTCTGCCCGGACCGGTTCGCCATCGGACCGCGCCCCGAGCACCGCGCTGCGCGTCGACGCCGATGGACGGCGCGTGTGGGTGGGCCCGAAAGAGCTCACCGTCACCGCCAAGGAGTTCGACGTCCTCGCACTGCTGCACTCCAGCCCGGGGGCGGTCTTCACCCGCGAACGGGTCATGGACGAGGTGTGGGACGAGAACTGGTTCGGCTCCACCAAGACGCTGGACACCACGATCGGACGCTTGCGGCAGAAGCTGGAGGACACCCCGACGACATCGCGCATCGTGACGGTGCGCGGCGTGGGCTTCAGGCTGGAGAAC
- a CDS encoding Ig-like domain-containing protein, with translation MSSTPRHREKVNPMPRRLSVMIVVLAAVVASISLTGSSSASYVSSTASTGTVSAAADWTPPTIAVTPPAGTVSGTTKITAVATDDVSGVAGVTIQRATAGSSTWTTVCETRTTPYACDWNTTSLADGSYDLRAVALDTAGNTSTSATVRANVSNRLTVSLDRPGDFLRGPVTTAVTLSNVGALQVSSVRVEFAPTGTTNWTTICSSTAKPYTCSVDTKIAPNGSYDLRAIAVVGTTSYTSPVVSKVIVDNAAPTGVKMTDPGTPLNGTKTFEATATDAHSGIAEVVFQASSGTKWTDLCTATGTPSRCSYDTNKLDNDTYTFRAVATDRAGNSTTSAEIRRVVVKNTFVTLTPPSTHLRGNVTLQAQAEASTTIRSVKIQRAGAGSNSWTDICTDTNSPYSCTFATAGVADGTYDLRAVLTENNGTQTISEVVADRIVDNTRATGIDIQTTNGSGINGKVDSGDTVVYTFSEQMDLSSIYSGWSGDATSGTLKVKGGFFVSDSFDISSPSNLRIGSVELNADFALWLVDATANMTVSAQLDDLGRTVVTVKLLSTPSTGQRVTDPATMVWTPSSSMTDLAGNSVSTTDVSETGPSDVDF, from the coding sequence ATGAGCTCGACACCCCGACACCGAGAGAAGGTGAACCCGATGCCCCGTCGCCTGTCCGTCATGATCGTCGTCCTGGCGGCCGTCGTCGCGTCCATCTCCCTCACGGGTTCGTCGTCGGCCTCCTACGTCTCCAGCACCGCCTCGACCGGCACGGTCTCCGCCGCCGCCGACTGGACGCCGCCGACGATCGCGGTGACCCCGCCGGCCGGGACGGTGTCGGGCACGACCAAGATCACCGCCGTCGCGACCGACGACGTCTCCGGCGTCGCTGGTGTCACGATCCAGCGTGCGACTGCCGGCAGCTCCACCTGGACCACCGTCTGCGAGACGCGGACGACCCCGTACGCCTGCGACTGGAACACCACGTCCCTGGCGGACGGATCCTACGACCTGCGCGCTGTCGCGCTCGACACCGCCGGGAACACGTCGACGTCCGCCACTGTGCGCGCGAACGTCTCCAACCGCCTGACGGTGTCGCTGGACCGTCCGGGCGACTTCCTGCGCGGCCCCGTCACCACCGCCGTGACGCTCAGCAACGTCGGCGCACTGCAGGTGTCATCGGTTCGCGTCGAGTTCGCGCCGACCGGGACCACGAACTGGACGACGATCTGCAGCTCGACCGCCAAGCCGTACACCTGCTCGGTGGACACCAAGATTGCCCCGAACGGCTCCTACGACCTGCGGGCCATCGCCGTCGTCGGCACCACCAGCTACACGTCCCCGGTCGTCAGCAAGGTCATCGTGGACAACGCCGCTCCGACGGGTGTCAAGATGACCGACCCGGGCACCCCCCTGAACGGCACCAAGACCTTCGAAGCAACCGCGACAGACGCTCACTCCGGCATCGCCGAGGTCGTCTTCCAGGCCAGCTCCGGCACGAAGTGGACCGACCTGTGCACAGCGACGGGCACCCCTTCCCGCTGCTCGTACGACACCAACAAGCTGGACAACGACACCTACACCTTCCGCGCCGTCGCAACCGACAGGGCCGGCAACTCCACGACGTCGGCGGAGATCCGGCGCGTCGTCGTCAAGAACACCTTCGTCACGCTCACCCCGCCCAGCACCCACCTGCGTGGAAACGTGACGCTTCAGGCACAGGCCGAGGCGAGCACCACGATCCGCTCGGTCAAGATCCAGCGCGCCGGCGCCGGATCGAACAGCTGGACCGACATCTGCACGGACACCAACTCGCCGTACAGCTGCACGTTCGCGACCGCCGGCGTCGCCGACGGCACCTACGACCTGCGCGCCGTGCTGACCGAGAACAACGGCACCCAGACCATCTCCGAGGTGGTCGCCGACCGCATCGTCGACAACACGCGGGCCACGGGCATCGACATCCAGACCACCAACGGCTCCGGCATCAACGGCAAGGTCGACAGCGGCGACACGGTCGTCTACACGTTCAGCGAGCAGATGGACCTCAGCTCGATCTACTCCGGCTGGTCGGGTGACGCAACGTCCGGCACCCTCAAGGTCAAGGGCGGCTTCTTCGTCAGCGACTCCTTCGACATCTCCAGCCCGAGCAACCTGCGCATCGGGTCGGTCGAGCTGAACGCAGACTTCGCGCTGTGGCTGGTCGACGCCACCGCCAACATGACGGTCTCGGCCCAGCTCGACGACCTGGGACGCACGGTGGTCACCGTCAAGCTCCTCAGCACGCCCAGCACTGGGCAGCGCGTGACCGACCCGGCCACCATGGTGTGGACGCCATCCAGCTCCATGACCGATCTGGCCGGCAACTCGGTCAGCACCACCGACGTCAGCGAGACCGGCCCGTCGGATGTGGACTTCTGA
- a CDS encoding TasA family protein: MKLTKILLPLATLVAAGAIAVGSGATFTSTSTNTISSVTAGTLSQSNSKANAAVFNLTNIKPGDVANGSLTITNTGSLPARFSLTETASTNTFTGSNLTLVITNTTTNKVVYTGAFGGLADGAPQDLGLVNPRVANNFTFSVKLDQATPNTDQGKTATAAFKWDSVQESGTTTNQ; the protein is encoded by the coding sequence ATGAAGCTCACCAAGATCCTCCTGCCGCTCGCCACGCTGGTCGCCGCCGGCGCGATCGCTGTCGGATCGGGCGCGACCTTCACCTCCACCAGCACCAACACGATCAGCTCCGTCACGGCGGGCACGCTGAGCCAGAGCAACTCCAAGGCCAACGCGGCAGTCTTCAACCTCACCAACATCAAGCCCGGTGACGTCGCCAACGGCAGCCTGACCATCACGAACACCGGCTCGCTGCCGGCGAGGTTCTCCCTCACCGAGACGGCCTCCACCAACACCTTCACCGGCAGCAACCTGACGCTGGTCATCACCAACACCACGACCAACAAGGTGGTCTACACCGGCGCCTTCGGTGGGCTCGCCGACGGCGCCCCCCAGGATCTCGGGCTCGTGAACCCCCGTGTCGCGAACAACTTCACCTTCAGCGTCAAGCTCGACCAGGCCACCCCCAACACCGACCAGGGCAAGACCGCCACGGCTGCGTTCAAGTGGGACTCGGTCCAGGAGAGCGGCACGACCACCAACCAGTGA
- a CDS encoding signal peptidase I, with product MSRSHARPRRSILARVGSGLVNVVVIAVTLAGIGYLAPSLFGYERYVITGGSMSGTFEKGSVAFEKPVPVEDVKVGDVITYLPPPDSGVTNLVTHRIISDKILDTGVRQLQTQGDANPDPDPWKFSLTADTQPVVKTTVPHVGWVFVAMADRETRMLVVGVPAAIIALLSLVELGRGLGIGNRRKAADSGQRNGILTHA from the coding sequence ATGAGCCGTTCCCACGCCCGTCCCCGCCGCAGCATCCTTGCTCGCGTCGGTTCCGGTCTGGTCAACGTCGTCGTGATCGCCGTGACCCTGGCCGGCATCGGCTACCTCGCACCGAGCCTGTTCGGGTACGAGCGTTACGTCATCACCGGCGGGTCGATGTCCGGCACGTTCGAGAAGGGCTCGGTCGCCTTCGAGAAGCCGGTACCGGTGGAGGACGTCAAGGTAGGCGATGTCATCACGTACCTGCCGCCGCCGGACAGCGGTGTCACCAACCTGGTGACGCACCGCATCATCAGCGACAAGATCCTGGACACGGGTGTCCGTCAGCTGCAGACACAGGGCGACGCGAACCCCGATCCGGATCCGTGGAAGTTCAGCCTCACGGCGGACACCCAGCCCGTCGTCAAGACAACCGTGCCGCACGTGGGCTGGGTCTTCGTCGCCATGGCCGATCGCGAGACCCGCATGCTTGTGGTGGGCGTTCCAGCTGCGATCATCGCCCTGCTCAGCCTGGTCGAGCTCGGACGCGGCCTGGGCATCGGCAACCGCCGCAAGGCCGCCGACTCCGGCCAGCGCAACGGGATCCTGACCCACGCCTGA
- a CDS encoding CalY family protein, which translates to MKITKLLLPLGTLVAAGAIAVGSGATFTSTTANSISSVTSGTLTQTNSKDQAAIFTLTNAKPGDIVNGKLTITNTGSLPADFTLTETVSTNGFKAENLRLTITNKTTGAEVYTGTFGGLKDGDKKALGTIAAGTANDFVFSAQLDKDADNTEQGKTATAAFQWDSVQQAATTSEQ; encoded by the coding sequence ATGAAGATCACCAAGCTCCTGCTCCCCCTCGGAACCCTCGTCGCCGCCGGCGCCATCGCAGTCGGATCGGGCGCCACCTTCACCTCGACCACGGCCAACTCCATCAGCTCGGTCACCTCCGGCACCCTGACGCAGACCAACTCCAAGGACCAGGCCGCGATCTTCACCCTCACGAACGCCAAGCCCGGCGACATCGTCAACGGCAAGCTGACGATCACCAACACCGGCTCGCTGCCCGCCGACTTCACCCTGACCGAGACCGTCTCGACCAACGGTTTCAAGGCCGAGAACCTGCGGCTGACGATCACCAACAAGACCACCGGCGCCGAGGTCTACACCGGCACCTTCGGTGGCCTCAAGGACGGCGACAAGAAGGCACTCGGCACCATCGCTGCGGGCACCGCCAACGACTTCGTCTTCAGCGCCCAGCTGGACAAGGACGCCGACAACACCGAGCAGGGCAAGACCGCCACCGCCGCCTTCCAGTGGGACTCCGTCCAGCAGGCCGCCACCACCAGCGAGCAGTGA